The proteins below are encoded in one region of Deltaproteobacteria bacterium:
- the pgsA gene encoding CDP-diacylglycerol--glycerol-3-phosphate 3-phosphatidyltransferase produces MLRIILIPLFIVLLLPARQETVCLWPFLIFSLASITDFFDGYIARSTNQVTKIGKLLDPIADKILVASALIFLVQLHRVSAWIVVVMIAREFAVTGLRAMASTEGVVIPADRLGKYKMGAQITAILMLLLNNHFFFLSWHFLGTLFIWAAMFLALISGVQYALRFAREIDFS; encoded by the coding sequence ATGCTGCGAATCATTCTCATTCCTCTCTTTATCGTGCTCCTTCTTCCTGCGCGGCAGGAGACGGTCTGTCTCTGGCCTTTTCTGATATTTTCACTGGCATCGATTACGGATTTTTTCGACGGCTATATTGCCCGAAGTACGAACCAGGTTACCAAGATCGGGAAGCTTCTCGACCCGATCGCAGATAAAATTCTTGTTGCGTCGGCACTTATTTTCCTGGTCCAACTGCATCGGGTGTCGGCATGGATCGTGGTGGTGATGATCGCCCGGGAGTTTGCCGTGACGGGGCTCCGGGCCATGGCCTCCACGGAGGGGGTGGTTATTCCGGCTGACCGTTTGGGGAAATACAAGATGGGGGCGCAGATTACGGCCATTCTCATGCTCCTTTTGAACAATCATTTCTTTTTTCTGAGCTGGCATTTTCTGGGGACCCTTTTCATCTGGGCGGCCATGTTTCTGGCACTGATCTCCGGTGTGCAGTATGCTCTCCGTTTTGCGCGGGAGATAGACTTCTCATGA
- a CDS encoding Crp/Fnr family transcriptional regulator, giving the protein MDNRSNEKNLRLLQKIPFFTSLKEEELRTILPFLEEKQTRKGEILFHEGEPGRRLYLIRMGQVKVFKLSEGGKEKILRVFGPGDFFAELPLLDGGNYPASAEALSAATLLSLSRKNFLDILKKYPVITGKIYEIVGNRLRHFTTVVTDLTLKDASRRLAGFLLEKAAQQVHLSQGQVRFPLGLTHQEIASLIGTARETVSRSLKQLQSDGIIEIKERYVTVLDRNALRQAAR; this is encoded by the coding sequence ATGGACAACCGATCAAACGAGAAGAACCTGAGACTCTTGCAGAAAATTCCCTTCTTCACCTCCCTGAAAGAGGAAGAACTCCGCACCATTTTACCTTTTCTGGAGGAAAAGCAAACCCGGAAAGGCGAAATTCTGTTTCACGAGGGAGAACCGGGACGCCGCCTCTATCTGATCCGGATGGGGCAGGTCAAGGTCTTCAAACTTTCCGAGGGGGGAAAGGAGAAAATCCTCCGCGTCTTCGGTCCGGGTGACTTTTTCGCCGAACTACCCCTGCTGGACGGGGGCAATTACCCGGCTTCGGCTGAGGCACTCAGTGCAGCAACTCTTCTCTCATTGAGCCGGAAAAACTTTCTGGACATCCTGAAAAAATACCCCGTCATTACCGGGAAGATCTATGAGATCGTCGGAAACCGCCTTCGGCACTTCACCACCGTGGTCACCGACCTCACCCTGAAGGATGCCTCCCGTCGCCTCGCCGGTTTTCTTCTGGAGAAAGCAGCGCAACAGGTCCACCTTTCACAGGGGCAGGTCCGCTTCCCTCTGGGATTGACCCACCAGGAGATCGCCTCCCTCATCGGTACGGCACGAGAGACCGTCTCCCGTTCCCTGAAGCAGTTGCAGTCGGACGGAATTATTGAAATCAAGGAGCGATACGTTACCGTTCTTGACCGGAATGCCCTCAGGCAAGCGGCAAGATAA
- the pgl gene encoding 6-phosphogluconolactonase, whose product MNQVGRNIRVFSDPEALSRAGAEFFLSSALTAIRGKGRFSAVLSGGSTPRRLYRLLAMPEYSAQLPWEQIDLYWGDERCVPPEDGKSNFGMVCEELLSKIDIPAGNIHRMQGELNPEKGARQYEKELRRYFSETGSDGLDLVLLGLGNDGHTASLFPRSASLEEKDRLVVPAVSPQGIRRRLTLTLPLLNRSGAVLFLVSGKGKREPLNRVLQPGSVAEIPARGVRPLSGELYWYIDRDAAGGKDG is encoded by the coding sequence GTGAATCAGGTCGGACGGAATATCCGGGTCTTTTCCGATCCGGAGGCGCTCAGCCGGGCGGGAGCCGAGTTCTTTCTATCGAGTGCCTTGACGGCCATTCGGGGAAAAGGTCGTTTTTCCGCAGTCCTTTCGGGTGGTTCGACACCGAGGCGGCTCTACCGTTTGCTGGCAATGCCGGAATATTCTGCGCAACTCCCCTGGGAGCAAATCGATCTTTACTGGGGCGACGAGCGTTGCGTTCCGCCGGAGGATGGAAAGAGTAATTTCGGGATGGTCTGTGAGGAACTCCTGTCTAAAATCGATATCCCCGCAGGAAACATTCACCGGATGCAGGGTGAACTCAATCCGGAAAAGGGTGCCCGGCAATATGAAAAGGAATTGAGGCGTTATTTCTCGGAGACCGGATCGGATGGGCTGGACCTGGTCCTGTTGGGGCTGGGCAATGACGGTCATACGGCATCGTTGTTTCCCCGGTCCGCTTCATTGGAAGAAAAAGACCGACTTGTTGTTCCGGCGGTCTCGCCGCAGGGAATTCGCCGGCGGCTTACCCTGACCTTGCCTCTCCTGAACCGCAGCGGGGCGGTTCTGTTTCTCGTATCGGGGAAGGGGAAGCGAGAGCCGTTGAACAGGGTTTTGCAGCCGGGGAGTGTGGCGGAGATTCCGGCCCGTGGTGTGCGGCCTCTTTCCGGGGAACTCTACTGGTATATCGATCGGGATGCTGCCGGGGGGAAGGACGGCTAA